The Setaria italica strain Yugu1 chromosome IX, Setaria_italica_v2.0, whole genome shotgun sequence genome has a window encoding:
- the LOC101778924 gene encoding filament-like plant protein 4: MDRRSWPWKKKSSEKSSNTDALQSSNQAEQDEKVPKYVQISPERYSHLLESIQQIEILNAKIKVLNEKVSAAQSEMNTKDALVKQHAKVAEEAVSGWEQAEAEASALKLQLETVTLSKLAAEERAAHLDGALKECMKQVRTVKEEGQQKLHDVVFAKTKHWENIIAELEAKLVDYEQDLIRAGAENDALSRSLEERANLLLKVNEEKAQAEAQIEVLKSTIQSGEKEINSLKYELHVVSKELDIRNEEKNMSVRSADVATKQHMEDVKKISKLEAECQRLRGLVRKKLPGPAALAQMKMEVDSWGRDTGDNRLRRSPSRSSTLQYPMSPSPDYARENLENMQKENELLMARLLSMDEETKMLKEALSKCNHELQASKNICAKTSGKLRSLELHMSSANLYKSPTNSYIDTSASSQKGSNPPSLTSMSEDGVDDTRSCEESWANTLVSELLHIKKDKGNKHNLTENSNQMGLMDDFLEMERLACLSSEAQECEGIVKEKVGKIGATLSPVTEKESEKNSSPALQLPGSPFSSDHLIASPSLSKLQLRISALLSSQSPQNNVVKVLDGIRNILRDIEHEVESVNVTKLQQEDTFEVTGNGSSTKEAKPLGLMDHRLTNAILNIHEFVKLFIRQTSELQGSSYYNVVSQKIEQFSRLVDEVLSDGNGLNEIVIALSEILLESGEFKLTLLRESANEAETNNLDCVDKSTLLENKAHHEPSQDSMSGASSLIPHSSSDPDFGGPSSGGAFDVKTTVRICTPEECEKLKLQKRNLDIELMKCNEMIETTNLKFSVMEKNLEDLTLKLAACENSNSLAETQLKCMAESYKTLETQKVKLEEEIRVLQTKIDTLSADLAEERRSHQEDIAKYRDLKEKMERYEKSSLFVAENSDIELKKEKEIAAAAEKLAECQETILLLGRQLQTLRPPPLESLSSALNTQPVGQFPEDAGPARSVHSKKPSGQFDADYTFSSAPGTGNVSPLSGYNRHKSPSNAAGSPYLTSPGSSKRPKHRSRSSSSSFSNQLPEKHGRVFSRLFSKGKSDR, translated from the exons ATGGATCGACGGAGCTGGCCTTGGAAGAAGAAATCTTCTGAAAAATCATCGAACACCGATGCATTACAGAGTTCCAATCAAGCAGAACAG gaTGAGAAAGTTCCAAAATATGTGCAGATCTCACCAGAAAGATATTCACATCTTCTtgaatcaatacaacaaatcgaAATACTGAATGCGAAGATAAAGGTCCTGAATGAAAAAGTATCTGCTGCACAAAGTGAGATGAACACCAAAGATGCCCTGGTAAAGCAGCATGCTAAAGTGGCTGAAGAAGCTGTATCAG GTTGGGAGCAAGCTGAAGCAGAGGCCTCGGCACTGAAACTTCAATTGGAAACTGTAACTCTATCCAAGCTAGCAGCTGAGGAACGAGCTGCCCATCTGGATGGTGCTCTAAAAGAATGCATGAAGCAAGTGCGGACTGTGAAGGAAGAAGGTCAGCAGAAGCTGCATGATGTAGTGTTTGCAAAGACCAAACACTGGGAGAACATAATTGCCGAACTAGAAGCAAAGTTAGTCGATTATGAACAGGATCTGATTAGAGCAGGTGCTGAGAATGATGCACTATCAAGATCTCTTGAAGAACGGGCAAACTTGCTTTTGAAAGTTAACGAGGAGAAGGCTCAAGCAGAAGCCCAGATCGAAGTATTGAAGAGCACTATCCAGTCAGGTGAAAAGGAGATAAATTCATTAAAGTATGAACTACATGTTGTCTCTAAAGAGCTTGACATTCGCAATGAAGAGAAGAACATGAGTGTGCGTTCAGCTGATGTTGCAACTAAACAACATATGGAGGACGTCAAGAAAATATCAAAACTAGAAGCAGAATGCCAAAGATTACGTGGCCTTGTCCGCAAAAAGTTGCCTGGGCCTGCTGCATTAGCTCAAATGAAGATGGAAGTTGATAGCTGGGGTAGAGATACAGGAGACAACAGATTGCGGCGTTCGCCTTCAAGGAGTTCTACACTCCAGTATCCTATGTCTCCATCTCCTGATTATGCTCGTGAAAACTTGGAAAACATGCAGAAAGAGAATGAACTTTTGATGGCACGTTTGTTGTCAATGGATGAAGAAACCAAGATGTTAAAAGAGGCATTGTCAAAATGCAACCACGAGCTACAGGCATCAAAAAACATATGTGCTAAGACTTCAGGTAAGCTCCGTAGCTTGGAACTGCACATGTCTAGTGCTAACCTATATAAGAGCCCAACAAATTCATACATTGATACCTCTGCATCAAGTCAGAAAGGAAGCAACCCACCGAGCTTGACTTCCATGTCTGAAGATGGTGTTGATGATACAAGAAGTTGTGAGGAATCTTGGGCCAATACTTTGGTGTCTGAGCTCTTACACATCAAGAAAGATAAAGGAAACAAGCACAATTTGACTGAAAACTCCAATCAGATGGGCCTCATGGATGACTTCCTGGAGATGGAGAGATTGGCATGTCTGTCTTCTGAAGCTCAGGAATGTGAGGGCATTGTCAAAGAAAAGGTTGGTAAAATTGGGGCGACTCTCTCCCCTGTCACTGAAAAAGAGAGTGAAAAAAATTCATCGCCAGCTTTGCAGTTACCAGGTTCTCCGTTTAGTAGTGATCATCTGATCGCCAGCCCTTCACTTTCCAAACTGCAATTGAGAATTTCCGCTTTGTTGAGCTCTCAATCACCACAGAATAATGTTGTGAAGGTGCTGGATGGTATCAGGAACATCCTACGTGATATTGAACACGAGGTAGAATCTGTGAACGTAACCAAACTTCAGCAGGAAGACACGTTTGAAGTTACTGGTAATGGATCTTCAACAAAGGAAGCCAAACCCTTGGGCCTTATGGATCATAGGCTGACAAATGCCATTTTGAATATTCATGAGTTTGTCAAGTTATTCATAAGACAAACATCTGAGTTACAAGGAAGTTCTTACTATAATGTTGTATCTCAGAAAATAGAACAGTTCTCCAGATTAGTTGATGAAGTTCTGTCTGATGGCAATGGCTTAAATGAGATTGTGATTGCATTATCTGAAATATTGCTAGAAAGTGGGGAGTTTAAACTCACATTGTTGAGGGAGAGTGCTAATGAGGCAGAAACTAATAATCTAGATTGTGTTGATAAATCGACACTATTGGAAAACAAAGCTCATCATGAACCATCGCAAGATAGCATGTCTGGTGCTTCTTCCCTTATCCCACATTCATCTTCTGACCCTGATTTTGGGGGTCCCAGCTCTGGGGGTGCATTTGATGTTAAAACTACAGTGCGGATATGCACACCAGAGGAATGTGAAAAACTGAAATTGCAAAAGAGAAATTTAGATATTGAATTAATGAAGTGCAATGAAATGATCGAAACTACAAATCTCAAGTTTAGTGTGATGGAGAAAAACCTTGAAGACCTTACATTGAAGTTGGCAGCGTGTGAGAATTCAAATAGCTTGGCTGAAACACAGTTAAAGTGTATGGCTGAATCATACAAAACACTCGAAACCCAGAAGGTGAAACTAGAAGAAGAAATAAGAGTTTTACAGACAAAGATAGATACTTTATCAGCTGACCTTGCTGAAGAAAGACGAAGCCATCAGGAGGACATAGCCAAGTATAGAGACCTcaaggagaagatggaaag GTATGAGAAGAGTTCCTTATTTGTAGCAGAGAATTCAGATATTGAACTGAAGAAG GAGAAAGAAATAGCTGCTGCAGCAGAGAAACTTGCAGAGTGCCAGGAGACAATATTGCTCCTTGGTCGGCAGCTGCAAACTCTGCGCCCTCCTCCATTGGAATCATTGAGTTCTGCACTGAACACACAACCGGTGGGGCAATTTCCAGAAGATGCAGGACCAGCTCGAAGTGTACATTCTAAGAAGCCTTCAGGTCAATTTGATGCAGATTATACATTCTCAAGTGCTCCAGGAACAGGAAACGTGTCCCCCCTGAGTGGATATAATCGACACAAAAGCCCCTCTAATGCTGCTGGCAGCCCTTATCTTACCTCGCCAGGCAGTTCTAAGCGTCCCAAGCACAGATCTAGATCGTCATCTTCCTCATTTTCTAACCAGTTACCAGAGAAACATGGTCGAGTATTCAGTCGGTTATTCTCAAAAGGCAAGAGTGACCGCTAG